The following is a genomic window from Streptomyces sp. NBC_01381.
CCTATCGGCGCATGCATCTGAAGGGCGATCTGCGGCTCGACGACGGCGGCTGGTCGAGCGGGGGACTGCTCGCCGACACCAAGGTCGACGGACGGGTCGACTCCGGCTCGCAGCAGCAGTGGCTGTCCCGCAACACCGACTGGGGCGGCTGGCAGGGCTCCAACTGGAACATGGTGTTCGTCGGAGCGAAGAACGCGCCCGCCGGGAACTTCCCCAACCCGCCCTATACCAGGGTCGATCAGACCCCCGTCTCGCGCGAGAAGCCTTTCCTGTACGTCGACGAGGGCGACGCCTACAAGGTGTTCGTGCCCGGTGTGCGCAAGGACAGCAGCGGCACCAGCTGGTCCGGCGGCGCCCCGGCGGGCGAGTCCCTGCCGATCGACGACTTCTACATCGTGAAGCCGGGCGCGAGCGCGTCCGACATCAACGGCGCACTCGCGGACGGCAAGAACCTCCTGGTGACGCCGGGGGTCTACCACCTCGACCAGACCCTGAAGGTGACCAGGCCCGACACGGTCGTCCTCGGTCTCGGGCTCGCCACCTTCATCCCGGACGGCGGGCTGACGGCGATGACCGTCGCCGACGTGGACGGCGTGAAGGTGGCGGGCGTCCTCTTCGACGCGGGGACGGAGAACTCGGACACATTGATGGAGGTCGGCGGCGAGGGTGCGAACGCGGACCATGCCGCCAATCCGACCTCGCTGCACGACGTGTACTTCCGGGTCGGGGGAGCGGCCGCGGGCAAAGCGACAAAGAGCCTTGTCGTCAACAGCTCGGACGTCATCGGCGACCACACCTGGATCTGGCGGGCCGACCACGGCGACGGCGTCGGCTGGAACACGAACACGGCGGACACGGGCCTGGTCGTGAACGGCGACGACGTGACGATGTACGGCCTGTTCGTCGAGCACTACCAGAAGCATCAGACGATCTGGAACGGCGAGGGCGGCCGGACGTACTTCT
Proteins encoded in this region:
- a CDS encoding coagulation factor 5/8 type domain-containing protein, translated to MNLTHRRRGRALPMGAALAVAAGTLGLITIQSADAGQAPAKSERTTATVAADAPDLGPNVDIFDPSMSHDTIQGRLDEVFKQQETNQFGGERRALLFKPGSYDDVDANIGFYTQIAGLGLSPDDTDINGAVHAEADWFQGNATQNFWRGAENLAVTPKAGEDRWAVSQAAPYRRMHLKGDLRLDDGGWSSGGLLADTKVDGRVDSGSQQQWLSRNTDWGGWQGSNWNMVFVGAKNAPAGNFPNPPYTRVDQTPVSREKPFLYVDEGDAYKVFVPGVRKDSSGTSWSGGAPAGESLPIDDFYIVKPGASASDINGALADGKNLLVTPGVYHLDQTLKVTRPDTVVLGLGLATFIPDGGLTAMTVADVDGVKVAGVLFDAGTENSDTLMEVGGEGANADHAANPTSLHDVYFRVGGAAAGKATKSLVVNSSDVIGDHTWIWRADHGDGVGWNTNTADTGLVVNGDDVTMYGLFVEHYQKHQTIWNGEGGRTYFYQNEMPYDPPDQAAWMNGGTKGYAAYKVADSVTQHEAWGLGSYCFFNVNKSVAAEHAFEVPQREGVRFHDMVTVSLGGTGTIHHVINGTGGPSDAQNNVANLASYP